TACAATGTCGGCGGTTCTGATATGGCCATCAACACAGTCTCTAAACTTGTGAATGTGCCGATTTCTTATTATCTGACGATCAACATGGGCGCGCTGGAAAAAGTCGTCAATGCGGTCGGTGGGATTGACGTTGATGTTCCGTTTTCATTCCAGGATCCATACACTGGCAACCAGAAATTCAAAAAGGGCCGCATGCATTTAAATGGCAACATGGCACTTGCCTACTCACGAATGCGCCACGCTGATCCGGAAGGCGACTATGGCCGGCAAAAGCGTCAACAGCAAGTGATCAAGGCCATTTTGAAAAAAGCCGTTTCTGTCGGATCGCTTGGTAACTTCACCAAACTCATGGACACGATTTCCAAAAACATTGCCACTAATCTGAGTTTTGCCGATATGCAAAGCATTTTCATGAACTATCGCGGCGCTGCCAAAACCATCACAACAGATCATCTCAAAGGGGTTAATGCATGGGTCGGTGACGGTGCTTATCAAATCGCCTCAGATGCCGAAATGCAGCGGGTTTCCGATAAGCTGCGCAAAGCACTGGGCCTGCAAACCGAAACCATCAGCAACGAAGAAACCAAACAAAATGCCAAGAACACCCAGTTTGATTTCAAGGCAACAACCGATCAGAATTACATTATCTTCACACCTTATGATCGTTAACATGCATGTAAGCAAAAACCGCCTACCGACTTATGACGTCGGCGGCGGTTTTTTAGTGGCATAGAACTCTGCTCAGAATTATCGAACCATCAGTTGTTCTTGCGCACGCTCGCGATGCAGCCACCAGAGACCGAGCGCGAGAACACCGATAATGGAGACACTGTAGGACAACAATTCATTTTGGAACAGCCAATCGCCAAAATTGAAAGGGACAACAATCAAGGCATAGACAAAAATGACCCAGCGGAGTTTTGGCAACAATAGGATGTCGCCCTCGTTTTCCAGTGAAATCCGGTCAAATAGCCAGCGGGTGAGCCAGTAACCAGCCACGCTAATCGTTAACGCCAGTATAAACAAGGGCAGGAATAACTGATCGCCACGCGGTAAAAGTGACCAATAAGAACGGTGGTTCACAGCGTTATAAACCATGAACCGTTGAATCGCACTGGCACCAAGCCACCCGCCAAAAAGCCCAAAGACAAACATGCCGAACAACGTGGAAAAAATACTGCCAACGCCAATGCCAACGGTGAACAAAAAGCTGTCAATGGCCAGATTCATCATCAATAAGCCCAAAATATTCAAGCCGCTAATGCCAACATACTCGGTCGGCACGCCAACGAAAATACCAAGCAGAAGAATGCCGATGCCAAGTGTTGTAGTTCCGAGTAAACACGTCAGCCCATACCAGTAACGGGCAGCAAAAAATTGTCTTCGCTTAAATCGGCTTTTAAACATGGCCACATTAAAACTGCTTGCCTGATCCATCCCAGCCATAGCTAATCCGAGCAGTAATGGGATTGCGTAATGGATGATCGTTATGATTTGTCCGACCACTAAAGACGAATAAAGCTTATCGCGTTGCGGCATAACAAAATAACGTTGTTCCTTAAGGTAAGTTGCATAACTTTCATTTACAAGGCTTGTATCATGATATTTAGCCGCTCTTTTTTTCTCCTCAATAAACTGTGTGAACGTCATAGTATTTTTTTGTTGCTCGTGATACGTGTTTAACGACTCACCCGTATTAAGCAGCGCCAGCAAAATGACAAAGATAAACATGACCCGGATCAGCACCTTATGCCTAATCCGAACAAGTTTCAACAACTGATGATCACCCATCTAGCCCACCTCCGCATGTTTTTTTCGAAATTCAACTTTAAACAAATCCGACAACGACAATGGCAGGCTTTCGTTCAAAACCGGCTGCTCAGCTTGCAGTGCCGCTTGCACATCTGGTGTGAAATCAGGAAAAACGACTTCAATGACGCGCCCACGGATATTCAAAA
Above is a window of Lacticaseibacillus casei DSM 20011 = JCM 1134 = ATCC 393 DNA encoding:
- a CDS encoding LCP family protein, translating into METRSNHRHRQPPKRFRWGRLIGLIVIVGLFTVGAYALRLYSQAKYAIDNTYHATKHVSTDIAQKKPFAVLLLGVDTGAEGRVEKGNSDTMIVAVVNPKTNKTTMVSIPRDTAAELIGTKEFNMQKINAAYNVGGSDMAINTVSKLVNVPISYYLTINMGALEKVVNAVGGIDVDVPFSFQDPYTGNQKFKKGRMHLNGNMALAYSRMRHADPEGDYGRQKRQQQVIKAILKKAVSVGSLGNFTKLMDTISKNIATNLSFADMQSIFMNYRGAAKTITTDHLKGVNAWVGDGAYQIASDAEMQRVSDKLRKALGLQTETISNEETKQNAKNTQFDFKATTDQNYIIFTPYDR